TACGTCAGCCCTTACATGGCCACCGACACCGTGCGCATGGAAGCCGTTTACGAAAAACCTTTGATTATGGTGACCGATAAGAAAATCGGTTCGATCCAAGACGTACTGCCTTTACTCGAAAAGGTTGCCCAGGGCGGCAAGAAAGACTTAGTCATAATTGCCGAGGACGTTGAGGGCGAGGCCCTGGCGACCCTGATTTTGAACCGCCTCAAAGGCACCTTTAATGCGTTAGCCATTAAGGCTCCGGCCTTTGGCGATCGGCGCAAAGCCATTTTGGAAGACATTGCAGTACTCACCGGCGCCACCGTCATTAGCGAAGATCAAGGTGTGACGTTCGAAAACGCCACCATCGATATGCTCGGCAGCGCACGTAAAATCATTGCCGATAAAGATAACACTACGATTGTGGAAGGTTACGGCGATCAAAAAGCCGTGGCCGCTCGCATCGATCAGCTCAAGGGCCAGATCGAAAGCGCCACCAGCGAGTTCGATAAAGAAAAGATGGAAGAACGCCTAGCGGCTCTAGCCGGTAAAGTGGCCGTCATCAAAGTTGGTGGAGCCACCGAAACTGAGATTGAAGAAAAGAAATATCGCGTCGATGACGCCGTGGCTGCCACCAAAGCGGCCGTGGCCGAGGGGATTGTGCCTGGCGGTGGCGTAACCTTAGTTGATCTTTCAAAGTCACTGAAAGTTGAAGCTAGTGGCGTTCGAGGTTCGAGAGACGCTGGGCAACTAATACTCAAAAACGCGCTGGTTCAGCCTTTCAAACAACTAATGGAAAACGCTGGTTTGAACGCCGAAGAAAAGTTGGGCAAGGCCCTAGAAGCCGCCAATGGTCAGGGCTTTGATGTCACCAATGCCGAAAAGGCCATCAATTTGAATCAAAAGGGGATTGTGGACCCCGCCAAAGTCACCAAGGAAGCCTTGCAGAATGCCGTTAGCATTGCCGGGACGGCTATGACCATGGGGGCGCTAGTGGTGGATGTGCCGGAGGATAAGCCGGCTATGGGTGGGGGTGGTGGTATGCCGGGCGGCATGGGTATGGACTACTAATCGCTTATAAGTAGCTTCTTCCCCCAGCCCATTTTTTATGTAAGCT
Above is a genomic segment from Candidatus Saccharimonadales bacterium containing:
- the groL gene encoding chaperonin GroEL (60 kDa chaperone family; promotes refolding of misfolded polypeptides especially under stressful conditions; forms two stacked rings of heptamers to form a barrel-shaped 14mer; ends can be capped by GroES; misfolded proteins enter the barrel where they are refolded when GroES binds), whose amino-acid sequence is MAKQVFYDDDARARVLAGAKELYDAVKVTMGPKGRNVVIGKSYGGPSVTHDGVTVAKAIDLEVKKEGDSLGKSIGAELVKQAASKTGDTVGDGTTTATVLTYHILSEANRLIAAGHNPMDLKKGLDEANATVLAKIESMTEKIAGNKEKVAQVATVSAGDAEIGSLIADVIEAVGEEGSVTVEQSQTLGLEKEIVEGFKFDRGYVSPYMATDTVRMEAVYEKPLIMVTDKKIGSIQDVLPLLEKVAQGGKKDLVIIAEDVEGEALATLILNRLKGTFNALAIKAPAFGDRRKAILEDIAVLTGATVISEDQGVTFENATIDMLGSARKIIADKDNTTIVEGYGDQKAVAARIDQLKGQIESATSEFDKEKMEERLAALAGKVAVIKVGGATETEIEEKKYRVDDAVAATKAAVAEGIVPGGGVTLVDLSKSLKVEASGVRGSRDAGQLILKNALVQPFKQLMENAGLNAEEKLGKALEAANGQGFDVTNAEKAINLNQKGIVDPAKVTKEALQNAVSIAGTAMTMGALVVDVPEDKPAMGGGGGMPGGMGMDY